From a region of the Roseivirga sp. 4D4 genome:
- a CDS encoding patatin-like phospholipase family protein, whose protein sequence is MKILKAFLNSFPIKLLLVHVKHNQFLLFYWFILFSIVDGRFGKALGIPFLFLDPIYMDEVGFWGFLIIGVALAGFSMAFNITSYILDGFRFPFLGTLPRPFSHYCLNNSLIPIAFLIFYIQRIIVFQDTAELYEGPQIAMGILGLLSGVIFMLSFLFVYFSRTNRDIQKVMRNKEKRPLKRSQKTRYNAFRQLRKMRKSKVKVDYYFSLKLKHHSTRRFEKYYDRIAILGIFKQNQRNAIIIELLLLVILILLGIFQSSPIFQIPAAASGIFLFTMIVMATGAFSFWLRSWVVTAVIALFFLFNILSSQLNWGYQYPAYGLDYTVEKADYSLATIEKLSSQSEIEKSKAHWLQMLENWKIKSGEEKPRMTLIAVSGGGQRSALWTMNVLQHVDSVLSGNLMNETVLISGASGGLVGAAFYRDLFWSNKNPQDKVHAEEMGKELLNPLIFSLLINDIFYKARKFKYGGQRYKRERGYEFENNLSENLGGMLNRPISAYREAEFSGDIPALLVSPLITNDGRKLYISPQPVSFLNLRPNEKSIVQGVDFRSLLKEQQADSLRFLTALRMSATFPYITPTITLPTSPPIKIADAGISDNYGVVDALIFLNVFKDWILENTSEVVLMSIRDSEKNEELGPVEGQNVLERFFSPIQSAYSSWDKVQTIKNDQFFELTKAALGEHLRRVEFQYGTENPFEHRASLSWRLTEIEKRNIIRAIHQKKNQNILRSLSESNE, encoded by the coding sequence TTGAAAATACTTAAGGCTTTCTTAAATAGCTTTCCAATCAAGCTGCTTTTAGTGCATGTCAAGCACAATCAGTTTCTTTTATTCTATTGGTTTATACTGTTTTCGATTGTAGATGGCCGTTTTGGTAAAGCACTTGGTATTCCCTTCCTTTTTTTAGATCCCATTTATATGGATGAAGTTGGTTTCTGGGGCTTTCTGATCATTGGCGTGGCGCTAGCTGGTTTTTCCATGGCTTTCAATATTACCAGTTATATACTTGATGGCTTTCGGTTTCCTTTTCTCGGCACTTTACCGAGACCCTTTTCTCATTATTGCCTCAATAATTCGTTGATTCCCATTGCCTTCTTGATTTTCTATATTCAGAGGATTATAGTCTTTCAAGACACGGCAGAGTTGTACGAAGGTCCTCAGATTGCCATGGGTATTTTAGGGCTGCTTTCTGGAGTCATTTTTATGCTTAGTTTTCTGTTTGTCTATTTCTCTCGAACGAATCGAGACATTCAAAAGGTGATGCGCAATAAGGAAAAGCGTCCATTAAAGCGTTCTCAAAAGACTAGATATAACGCTTTTAGGCAGTTGAGGAAAATGCGTAAGTCCAAAGTGAAAGTAGACTATTACTTTTCATTAAAACTGAAACATCACTCAACCAGACGATTTGAGAAGTATTATGATCGGATTGCGATCCTCGGTATCTTCAAGCAAAACCAGCGCAATGCGATTATCATTGAATTGTTGCTTTTGGTGATTCTAATTCTCCTGGGCATATTTCAGTCATCCCCGATTTTCCAAATACCTGCTGCAGCCTCGGGAATATTCCTGTTCACCATGATTGTGATGGCAACCGGGGCCTTCAGCTTCTGGCTACGTTCTTGGGTTGTAACTGCAGTAATCGCCTTGTTCTTTTTGTTTAATATCCTTTCCAGTCAGTTGAATTGGGGTTATCAGTACCCGGCATACGGTTTGGACTACACCGTAGAAAAAGCGGATTACTCGCTGGCGACCATTGAAAAACTCAGTAGTCAATCCGAGATAGAGAAATCGAAGGCGCATTGGTTGCAGATGCTTGAAAATTGGAAAATTAAATCTGGAGAAGAAAAGCCAAGAATGACGCTCATTGCCGTGAGTGGTGGTGGTCAGCGATCGGCACTTTGGACCATGAATGTATTGCAGCATGTGGATTCTGTCTTGAGTGGAAACCTGATGAATGAGACGGTCTTAATTTCAGGAGCTTCCGGAGGCTTGGTTGGGGCCGCCTTTTACCGTGATCTTTTCTGGAGCAATAAGAATCCTCAAGATAAAGTTCACGCAGAGGAAATGGGAAAGGAGTTGTTGAATCCTCTCATCTTCTCACTACTGATCAATGATATTTTTTATAAAGCCAGAAAGTTCAAATACGGAGGTCAGCGCTACAAACGGGAGCGAGGATATGAATTTGAAAATAACCTAAGCGAGAACTTGGGAGGAATGTTGAATCGACCCATATCGGCATATCGTGAGGCAGAATTTTCTGGAGACATTCCAGCGCTGCTGGTGAGTCCTTTGATTACAAATGACGGTCGAAAACTTTATATATCGCCACAACCCGTGAGTTTCCTCAATCTTCGACCGAATGAGAAGAGCATTGTTCAGGGAGTAGATTTCCGTTCATTATTAAAAGAACAACAGGCCGATAGTCTACGCTTTTTAACCGCATTGCGAATGAGCGCCACTTTCCCGTACATCACCCCAACGATCACTTTACCAACAAGTCCCCCAATCAAAATTGCGGATGCTGGCATTTCTGATAACTACGGTGTTGTCGATGCGCTGATTTTTCTGAATGTGTTCAAAGACTGGATTTTGGAAAACACCAGCGAGGTTGTATTGATGTCGATAAGAGATTCTGAGAAAAACGAAGAGTTAGGCCCAGTCGAAGGTCAAAATGTACTCGAAAGGTTCTTTTCACCCATTCAATCTGCATACTCCAGTTGGGATAAGGTGCAGACCATTAAGAATGATCAATTTTTTGAATTAACAAAGGCAGCTCTAGGGGAGCACTTGCGCAGAGTTGAATTTCAATATGGAACAGAGAACCCATTTGAGCACAGGGCCTCATTGAGCTGGCGATTGACTGAAATCGAAAAAAGGAATATCATCCGAGCCATTCATCAAAAAAAGAATCAAAACATCCTCAGAAGCCTTTCAGAGTCCAATGAATAG
- a CDS encoding class I SAM-dependent RNA methyltransferase produces MSSVFPYKSAIVITCFPKQSEWLAKEVEALDYEVTSKSISEVEISGYMDDCLRLNMYLRTAGRVLFQLQRFRANTANDLYKRVKSIPWENYLHNDSYFSVTSFVRNEHIKDDRFANVRVKDAIADRLIEVTGKRPDSGPNRDHVVIHLYWKEDQVRLYFDTSGNTISKHGYRRIPFKAPMIESLAASTIIASDWDKESHFVNPMCGSGTLAIEAALMAINKAPGLLRENFGFMHLKGYDKDSWEGYQRLARLQIKPSPNFKIIASDMSKNAIWSAKQNAQTAGVDHLIDFELCDFRETPVPEAPGVVMMNPEYGERLGADKDLEEIYTAIGDFFKQRCKGYTGFVFTGNLNLAKRIGLRTSAKIPFFNARIECRLLKYELYQGTKKIRD; encoded by the coding sequence ATGAGTAGTGTATTTCCATATAAAAGTGCCATCGTTATCACCTGCTTCCCCAAGCAAAGCGAATGGTTGGCCAAAGAAGTTGAAGCCCTCGATTATGAGGTAACCAGTAAGAGCATATCTGAAGTTGAGATTTCGGGTTATATGGATGACTGCCTTCGGCTCAATATGTACTTGAGGACCGCTGGGCGTGTGCTTTTTCAATTACAAAGGTTTAGAGCGAATACAGCCAATGACCTGTACAAAAGGGTTAAGTCTATTCCATGGGAAAACTACCTGCATAACGATAGCTATTTCTCTGTGACCTCTTTCGTAAGAAATGAGCACATCAAAGACGATCGTTTTGCAAACGTAAGAGTTAAGGATGCCATTGCCGATCGCCTGATCGAAGTAACAGGTAAGCGTCCTGACTCAGGCCCAAACCGTGACCATGTAGTGATCCATCTCTACTGGAAGGAAGATCAGGTGCGTCTCTACTTCGATACGTCCGGCAATACGATTTCCAAACATGGTTATAGAAGAATACCATTTAAGGCGCCAATGATCGAATCTCTGGCTGCGTCAACCATTATAGCTTCCGACTGGGATAAGGAAAGTCACTTTGTCAATCCAATGTGCGGTAGTGGCACATTGGCCATTGAGGCGGCTCTCATGGCCATTAATAAAGCCCCTGGTTTATTGAGGGAGAACTTTGGCTTTATGCACCTGAAGGGTTATGACAAAGATTCATGGGAAGGTTATCAGAGGCTGGCCAGACTTCAAATTAAGCCTTCTCCCAATTTTAAGATCATTGCTTCTGACATGAGTAAGAATGCCATTTGGTCTGCCAAGCAGAACGCGCAGACGGCCGGTGTGGATCACCTGATTGATTTCGAGCTTTGTGACTTTAGGGAAACCCCAGTTCCGGAAGCTCCAGGTGTGGTAATGATGAATCCGGAGTATGGGGAAAGACTGGGAGCCGACAAGGATTTGGAAGAAATATACACTGCCATAGGGGACTTCTTTAAACAGCGTTGTAAAGGATATACCGGTTTTGTATTTACAGGTAATCTTAACTTAGCTAAGAGGATTGGGCTGCGGACATCAGCAAAAATTCCTTTCTTCAATGCAAGAATTGAATGTAGATTATTGAAATACGAACTTTATCAAGGGACAAAGAAAATTCGCGATTGA
- a CDS encoding DUF4494 domain-containing protein, giving the protein MQNWFTCKVKYQKEDENGRVKNVTETYLADALSFTEAEAKIYEEIGQRVMGEFQVTSIAKSKIVDVFEYPGGDVFYQAKISYMVGDADSGKEKKVTNLMIVHADDIKMAWERIHESLNNMLVTFVVPEIKESPVLEVFHHVKSDEERIPDHLTPVAELETEEDEQDI; this is encoded by the coding sequence ATGCAAAACTGGTTTACTTGTAAGGTTAAATACCAAAAAGAAGACGAAAACGGCCGTGTTAAAAATGTAACTGAGACCTACTTGGCGGATGCCCTCTCTTTTACTGAAGCTGAAGCCAAAATCTATGAAGAAATTGGCCAACGTGTAATGGGTGAATTTCAGGTGACCAGTATAGCCAAAAGTAAAATCGTAGACGTTTTTGAATATCCAGGAGGCGATGTATTCTATCAGGCAAAAATCTCATACATGGTAGGTGATGCCGATAGTGGTAAAGAAAAGAAGGTAACCAACCTTATGATTGTTCATGCTGATGACATTAAAATGGCTTGGGAACGTATACACGAAAGCCTGAATAATATGCTAGTGACTTTTGTAGTGCCTGAGATCAAGGAATCTCCCGTCTTGGAGGTGTTTCATCATGTAAAATCAGATGAGGAGAGAATTCCTGATCACCTGACTCCAGTTGCCGAACTAGAAACCGAAGAAGATGAACAAGACATTTGA
- a CDS encoding RNA polymerase sigma factor: MTESQASRRTDLKLKLLILRCQAGNEPAFGELYERFNQSTLVFLKNLTDSEIAQDLNQEVWLQVYRQIATLADARRFKAWLFQVARNKALDYFKSSKRLRELHEIMKPDKPLEVQMPFDEVDFNKSDLLKLSLDGLSPKLREVIVLNFFEGMDYTEIAFILGCSLGTVKSRIYNGKLKIRELLETKILSHE, from the coding sequence ATGACAGAAAGTCAAGCATCAAGAAGAACGGACCTAAAGCTGAAACTCCTCATACTGAGGTGTCAAGCAGGAAATGAGCCAGCATTTGGAGAGCTGTACGAGCGCTTCAATCAAAGCACATTGGTCTTCTTGAAGAATTTAACGGACTCCGAAATAGCGCAAGACTTGAATCAGGAAGTTTGGCTGCAAGTTTACCGGCAGATAGCCACCCTTGCAGATGCTAGAAGGTTTAAGGCGTGGCTGTTTCAAGTTGCGAGAAATAAGGCCCTCGATTACTTCAAGAGTTCCAAAAGGTTGAGAGAGCTCCATGAAATCATGAAGCCCGATAAACCGCTGGAAGTGCAAATGCCTTTTGATGAGGTAGACTTTAACAAGTCCGACCTTTTGAAGCTTTCCTTGGATGGTTTATCTCCCAAACTCAGGGAAGTGATTGTATTGAACTTCTTCGAAGGAATGGACTATACGGAAATAGCCTTTATCCTGGGTTGTTCGCTGGGCACCGTTAAATCAAGAATTTATAATGGGAAATTGAAGATTAGAGAATTGTTAGAAACTAAAATATTAAGTCATGAATGA